The nucleotide window CGGCCAGGCCGACGGTCACCAGGACGAGTGGCGAGGACAGTCCGTACCGACGGCAGAGAGCAGCGATGCCCACCGCGACGACCGCGACGAGTAGGAGCGATGCACCCATCCGAGCGACTGTAATCGCCGGAAGCGCCGTTGATAATGGTGACCATGCACATCTTTCGCCGGTCCTCGTCCCGCGGCGGTGACGCGTCGGGCCCGGCCCCCGGCGCCGACGACGCGTCGAACCCGTCCGCGCGCTGTCCCGAGCTGGCCGCGGTCGCGGGCGAAACGATCCCCGCGCCGGAACCCGCGCCGGGCGAGAAGCTCTGCTGCGAGGGATGTGTGGCGATCGGGGAGGACCACTGGGCGCACCTGCGGATGTGTCTGCAGTGCGGCTATATCGGCTGCTGCGACTCCAGTCCGCGCCGGCATGCGACCGCGCACTTCCACGAGGCCGCCCATCCGGTCATGCGGTCCGCCGAACCCGGCGAGACCTGGAGGTGGTGTTACGTGCACGAGGTGCTCGGTTGAGAGTCGCACCACGACACCGCGCAACCGGGTGTCACCCTGGCGGATCAGGTATTCACGACAAGTAGGATTTGGGAATGACGTCGAACAGCGACAGCGCGACCAGCGCGGATCAGCCGGCGCCGACGATCGGCCCGCCGGACGTTATCGGCACGCCGCTGAGTCCGACGGCGACCAAGGTGATGGTGCTCGGTGCGGGCGAACTCGGCAAGGAAGTCGTGATCGCATTCCAGCGCCTCGGCGTCGAGGTCGTCGCAGTGGACCGGTACGCCAACGCACCCGGCCAGCAGGTCGCCCATCATGCCGAGGTCATCGACATGACCGACCCCGAGGCGCTGCTCGCCGTCATCGACAAGCATCGGCCCGCCTACGTGGTGCCGGAGATCGAGGCCATCGCCACCGAGGCCCTCGTCGACGTCGCGGAACGTGGCGTCGCCGAGGTCATCCCGACGGCGAGCGCCGTGGTCGCGACCATGAACCGCGAGGGCATCAGACGCCTCGCCGACGAGGAACTGGGCCTCCCGACGTCGCCGTACCTCTTCGCCGACACCCTCGAGGAACTGGCCGAGGCCGCCGGGCAGATCGGCTTCCCGTGCGTCGTGAAGCCGGTGATGTCGTCCTCCGGCAAGGGACAGTCGGTCCTACGCGGACCCGACGACGTCGCGTCGGCGTGGGAGACCGCGAACACCGGCGGCCGCGTGCAGGGCAACCGCGTCATCGTCGAGGGCTTCATCGAATTCGACTACGAGATAACGCTTCTCGCGGTGCGTGCGATCGATCCGCGAACCGGGTCCCTCACCTCCCACTTCTGTGCGCCGATCGGCCACCGGCAGATCAACGGCGACTACGTGGAGAGCTGGCAGCCGCATGAGATGAGTCCGGACGCGCACGCATCCGCGACGTCGATCGCGGCGCGCATCGCCACCGCGCTCGGCGACGGAAAGCTTGCCGGCCGTGGTGTTTTCGGTGTCGAGCTGTTCGTCAAGGGGACGACGTCTACTTCTCCGAGGTCAGTCCGCGGCCGCACGACACCGGTCTCGTCACCATGGCGACCCAGCGGTTGTCGGAGTTCGAGATGCACGCCCGCGCGATTCTCGGCCTGCCCGTCGACGTCACGCTGGCGTCGCCCGGCGCCTCGGCGGTCATCTACGGACA belongs to Gordonia westfalica and includes:
- a CDS encoding UBP-type zinc finger domain-containing protein, with product MHIFRRSSSRGGDASGPAPGADDASNPSARCPELAAVAGETIPAPEPAPGEKLCCEGCVAIGEDHWAHLRMCLQCGYIGCCDSSPRRHATAHFHEAAHPVMRSAEPGETWRWCYVHEVLG